The genomic segment CCTTTTGAAACGGCGTGCATATAGAGGATCGTGGCAAAAATATTTATTGTACCGGTTACGCTGAGGGCTATAAAGTAGCCAGCTGTAAGTTTGAAATCCACGAAATAAGACAATAAAAGGACGAGTAAGACGACAACAACATTGTTGCTCCAGGAGATCAGTATGGGACGGACACCCATGAGGGAAGACTTTTTATTGAACAGGTTGCCGAAGGCGTCAATAAAAGGTATAATGGTGATAAGAAATATCCACATGTTTCAGAAGTGAAAAATGGAAAAAATTAGTTATTCGTGCATAAACAAAGATAAAAATAATTTGTATTTAGATAAAAATCTTTAATTTTGCATTATTATTTACTTACTTTGTAAGATATCCTTATACTCATTTTTTAGAAATTATTTTATTCGAATAAAGGAGGAACAATGCCTACCCTGATGGTAAGTATTTCAGGAATCAGAGGTATAATTGGAGATGGACTTGAGCCAGAAGTCCTGGTGAAATATACTTCCGCATATGCAGACTTTTGCGGAGGAGGAAAAATTGTTGTCGGCCGTGATGCAAGGGTTTCAGGCGAGATGGTCAGAAGCATAGTCAGCGGCACACTTGCCGCCAAAGGCAACGATGTAATTGATATAGGAATAGTTCCTACTCCAACCGTTCAATATACAGTTAAGACACTTAAGGCCGCAGGAGGAATAGCAATTTCGGCAAGCCACAATCCGAATGAGTGGAATGCCTTAAAGCTCCTGAACTCCACGGGGCAGTTCATGACGCCGGAAGAAAACCTTGAGCTTCAGAAAATCCTCCTAAGCGGAAAAAACGATTATCCCGCGTGGGATAAGATTGGTAAAATTACGTACTATGAAGAGGGGCTGAAAAGGCATGTTCATGACGTTCTGAACCTCAGGCACATAGACGTTGAAGCAATAAGAAAAAGAAAATTCAAGGTGCTCTGCGACTGTGTCAACGGCGCCGGAGTGTATGTAATACCCGAACTTTTAAGGGACTTAGGGTGTGAAGTAATTGAAATGAACTGTGAAAAGACCGGCATTTTCCCGCGGCTTCCGGAGCCCCTGCCTGAAAACCTGACCGAGACGATGAAAGCCGTCAAGGCCTCAGGGGCAGAGCTTGGTGTTGTGGTGGATCCCGATGTAGACCGCCTGGTTCTAATAACAGACAAAGGGGAACCCTTTGGAGAAGAAAACACAATTACGCAGGCCGTAAGGTTTGTCCTTTCAAAAGAAAAAGGGAACGTTGCAATTAACCTTTCCACCACAAGAGCAGTTGACGACGTTGCGCGTGAGGCCGGCTGCCAGGTCTTCCGCTCCCCTGTCGGAGAGGCAAACGTGGTAAAGAAGATGAAAGAAGTTGATGCTGTTATAGGAGGCGAAGGAAGCGGAGGCGTAATTTATCCTGCACTTCACTTCGGGCGTGACGCGCTGGTGGGCGTTGCAATTACGCTTCAGCACCTGCTGGAATTCGGGAAAAGCATCAGTGAGCTTAAAAAGGCTTTGCCCCAATACTATATAGCAAAAAGGAAAATTGTTCTGGGAGGCAAGGACCCCGACGAGATAGTAAAAATACTAACTGAGAAGTACTCGAAAGAAAAAATCAATACCGAAGACGGCCTCAGGATAGATTTTGAGGATCACTGGGTGCATTTCAGGAAGTCGAATACTGAACCTATCATCAGGTGTGTTACAGAGGCCAGAAGCCAGGAAGAGGCTGAGAAGTATATAGATAAATACTTTGGCGAAATAAAGAGCTTTTTCTAAAGAAAAATGGTCTTACTCCAGGAACGGCAGAAAGCCTGCCGTTCCATTTTTCTCTCTCCTAAAAAGTTCCTGTTATTCGGGTTATTATTTAATAATCCATTTGCATTTTCATAAGTTTTTACTAATTTCTAAACGGATTCAGATCGGATTTAAGCCGCCGGGACCGGCGCTGAAATTGGCTTTTTATGTTCTTTTGACCATAACAGTAATATTTCACAAGAGGAATTTCCGGAAAGATGAGGCCAAAGGTTTTCAGATCCACAATAGTAATATTTCTCTTCTCAATAGCTTTCTGCTTTACAGGGGAACTGCAGGCACAGGGAATTAACCATACAGTTTCAGGTTTTATAAAAGACAGGACCACGGGTGAATTTCTTTCAGGTTCAAGCGTACTTATCTACCGTGACAGCCTGAGTTTTTCCAATCCCCCTTTAAGAGGCTCCACTTCAAACCAGTACGGTTACTTTGCCATTCCAAATGTCCAGTCCGGAAAATTTCTTTTAGTTGCCCGGCGCCTCGGATACAGGCCTTTGATAAAAGAGTTACCGGCAGGTGGCAAAGAGCCCGTAATCAGGATCGATCTTGAGCTGGAGCCGCAGGATATAAGGCTTCAGGAGGTAGTGGTAAAAGGGAAAAAAAGCGAATCGGGTGAAGTCAGCTCCGTAGACGTCTCTCCCGGGCTTTTAAGCCAGCTTCCCTCTTTGAGCGGTGAAATTGACCTGTTCAGGAGCCTGCAGATGCTGCCGGGCCTGACGCAGAACAATGAGCTTTCTTCAGGGCTTTACGTAAGGGGCGGCAGCCCGGATGAGACCCTGACACTTCTTGACGGAGTAGTTGTTTACAACCCCTCGCATCTTGGGAATTTTGCAAGCACCTTTAATTCTGATGCCCTGCAGAACGTAAGGCTTATAAAAGGGGCCTACCCGGCTGAATACGGGGGAAGGCTTTCGAGCGTTCTGGACATTAAGCTCAGAAGCGGCTCCAGGGATAAGCATAAAGGCATACTTGGCCTTGGCATTATAAATTCGCATCTGACGCTTGAAGGACCGATGGATGATAATTCCACGTACATTTTATCAGGCAGGAAAATGTATTATGATGCTTTTCAGAAGATGACAGATAAAAACGGCATGGCGCCTAGATACAATTTCTACGACATTAATTCAAAGTTTTCATTCAATGCCTCGGGAAACGACATTGTTTCTTTGAGCGCACTTTTAAGCCGTGACCAGATTTACAGCTCCCCTTCCAACCAGGTGAACTATGATATACAGTGGCAGAATGCAATTGTGAGTCTGAACTGGTCGCAGGTGCTTTCAAATTCCAGGTTTTCAAATACCTCTTTTAGCTACGTCAGCTACAATTTCAAATCTATTCTGGACGACACTACGAGCAGGGTAACTACGTCTGACTATTATTCGTCGTCTGAACTACAGGACCTGGTATTTAAGAAGGATGTGGAATTTTATCTTTCTGAAAACAACCTGGGGAAGCTGGGGCTGGATTTATCGCTGCACGATTATAAGCTGATTTACAGCGACGTCTACAGCGAGCTTATTGAAAGGAGCCTGGGAAATGAAAAGGAAATTATGAACTTTGAGGCTGCGGTTTACCTTCAGAGCGAGTGGCAGGTCAGCTCCCGCTTTAAGCTTAGTCCGGGCTTAAGGTTATACTATTTTAACGACCAGAAGAAGCTTAAGTATGAGCCCAGGCTTTCCATGGCCTACAGCCTTACGGATGAGGCCACAATAAAAGGGGCATTTTCCGTTACGAACCAGTTCCTGCATATGATAGTAAGAAACGACATATCGCTTCCGACGGATCTCTGGTATCCATCGACCAACAGGGTTGAGCCATCAAGCTCAAGGCAGTATGTACTGGGGGTGGATTCATATTTCTGGCAGAAAGAGTATTTCTTCTCGGTTGAAGGATACTATAAGGATATGAAAAACCTGTATGAATTTAAGGACAACGCGCGTTATAACCCGCAGAGCACGGTTGTGGACCTGTTTACAAAAGGAAACGGTGAGGCCTACGGGGTGGAGTTTTTCTTAAACAAGATCTCGGGAGATCTCTCGGGATGGATCGGATACACTCTTTCATGGACGAGAAGAAAGTTTGACGAGCTTAATGCAGGACAGATATTTTATCCGAGGTACGACAGAAGGCACGACATATCTGTCCTTGCAGCCTATAAGATTTCCGAAAGCCTGACATTCAGCCTGACATGGACCTTTGCAACCGGGCAGGGCTACACGCTTCCGGTAAGTCAGTACCAGATCGGGTCGATTGACCTGGACCCGAACAAAAGAGTGCAGTTTGATTATACTGCCAGGAACGCCTATAAGCTGCCGGACTACCACAAGCTGGACCTGAATGTAACGTACAGGTTTTATTTGAGTGAGCTGCAGTTAGAGACGTACCTGAATATTTATAATGTATATGACAGGAAAAATCCATTTGCCTATTACGCCTCGGACGTTGAAAAGCCGACCCCGGAAGGAACAGTATCGCTTCCAAAATTCCATTCCATTACGCTGTTCCCTTTTCTGCCTACTGTGGGCGTAACATTAAAATTTTGAGGTCGTGAAAATTAACATGAAAACAACTGGGATAATATCATTTTTAGCAATTGCTCTTCTTTCTTTTGCGGGCTGCGAGAAGACAGAGACACTGGAGCCGGACAGTATTTATAAGGAAAAGACGGTTGTATTTTCATCACTTAAGAGCGATTCCCTCTTCCAGGGGGTGACATTTACACGGACGCTTCCACTTAATACTGAATTTGATATTAAAAAAGCTGAGCTTAAGGATGTTACGGCATACCTGAAAATTAACGGGGTTAGTATCATTCCGATTATTTATACTGCAGACGGCATTTATAAGCCCAGGGATCTGATGATGATCCATTCGGGAGATGTGTACGAACTATTTGCAAAATACGGCGAGAAAAGCATTTATGCACGCACCAGGATCCCTGTAAAACCTTCAGTTTTCAGTGCCACACTTGTCAACAGCAAGTATATTGAGGCCAGGATTGCCCCCAGGGAAAATGAGGCTTATGCCGCAGCCTGGTTCATAACAGGCGCAAATCAGTATTCCTATTCAGGCCTGGCGACAGACTTTTTCGAGGTATATAAGACTCCTGAAAATCCGCCGGCAAGTGTATCAATAAGAACGATGGACATTCCAGAGGATTACAGGACAGATAATCTGGCCGGCAAAACATACTTAAAGGTAATTTCCTTTGACAATGGGTTTTACGATTACTTCAGAACCAGGGGTAACAACCAGCAGGTCCATAACTCATTTACGCAGGGAGGAAGCCAGGTTATCTGGAATGTTTACGGCACAGATGTTATAGGAATGTTTATCGGAAGCGCCTCGGGGGAACTTGTTAAACCAAAATGATTTATTTCAGGCATAAATAATGAAATATAAGGTATTTATATATTTTTATCTCGTACCCCTTTTATTATCTTTTGAAGGGTGCATGGAAAACAATCTTATTCCTGAAAACCACACTTCGATGGATAATGCAGCAGAAATGCTGGTTTATTTTGAATCGGAAGGGGACTTCATAAATTCATTGGATGCGCCTCCTGTAGTCAGCGCCAGTGAAGTAAACAGCAGTCCTGAGAGTTACCTCATTATAGACACAAGAAGCCAGGACCTTTTCAGGGCAGGCCACATAAAAGGAGCCGTTAACGTTTTGGCGAAGGACCTGCTTAGCTATTTTAAGCAGAATAATACGGGAAAATATGTTAAAGCAGTGCTTGTAAGCAAAGCCGGGCAGGCATCATCATACTATGCAACGCTTTTAAGACTTTTGGGCTATAATAACGTTTATTCTCTTAATTTCGGCATGGCTTCATGGAATACAGCATTTTCGGCCATCATGAATGCGAATACAAAAAACTCTCCCAACATGCAGAAATATACAAATGCTGATGCAGGGATGAATCCCAAGACCGCACTTCCCCGCCTTGAATTCAGGACAAAGTCTCAGAACATAAAAGACAAGGTTGAAGAAAGGGTCTCTGATATGCTTTTAGAGGGTTTTAATGAGGATCTGATCTTTGAGGGCGCTCAAGTTTCGGGCCCCGCCATAACGGCCGGGCACCTCTTCCCAGAGGAAAAAGTAAGTGACTACTACACTATCTGTTACGGCTCTGAAGTGCTTTACGCGGCTGTTGGAAAGTCAAATCCTTACAGCGGCTTAGGGCATCCCGAGGGGGCCATTTCCTATGCCCCATATTCCTCGCTTAAAAGCAGCAATTACCTTCAGACTCTGCCCACGGACAGGAAGATAGGCATTTATTGTTACAACGGTCAGTTCAGCGCTTCTGCTGCGGCATATCTGAGGCTTTTAGGTTATGACGCGAGGTCGATGCTTTTCGGGGCGCACGTGCTTTTCTACAGCCGCATGCTTTATGAGCCGAGGCTTCAGAAGTATGCGTTCCAGAAATATGCGGCAATTGAGTACCCGTTTGTCACGGGA from the Ignavibacteria bacterium genome contains:
- a CDS encoding TonB-dependent receptor; protein product: MRPKVFRSTIVIFLFSIAFCFTGELQAQGINHTVSGFIKDRTTGEFLSGSSVLIYRDSLSFSNPPLRGSTSNQYGYFAIPNVQSGKFLLVARRLGYRPLIKELPAGGKEPVIRIDLELEPQDIRLQEVVVKGKKSESGEVSSVDVSPGLLSQLPSLSGEIDLFRSLQMLPGLTQNNELSSGLYVRGGSPDETLTLLDGVVVYNPSHLGNFASTFNSDALQNVRLIKGAYPAEYGGRLSSVLDIKLRSGSRDKHKGILGLGIINSHLTLEGPMDDNSTYILSGRKMYYDAFQKMTDKNGMAPRYNFYDINSKFSFNASGNDIVSLSALLSRDQIYSSPSNQVNYDIQWQNAIVSLNWSQVLSNSRFSNTSFSYVSYNFKSILDDTTSRVTTSDYYSSSELQDLVFKKDVEFYLSENNLGKLGLDLSLHDYKLIYSDVYSELIERSLGNEKEIMNFEAAVYLQSEWQVSSRFKLSPGLRLYYFNDQKKLKYEPRLSMAYSLTDEATIKGAFSVTNQFLHMIVRNDISLPTDLWYPSTNRVEPSSSRQYVLGVDSYFWQKEYFFSVEGYYKDMKNLYEFKDNARYNPQSTVVDLFTKGNGEAYGVEFFLNKISGDLSGWIGYTLSWTRRKFDELNAGQIFYPRYDRRHDISVLAAYKISESLTFSLTWTFATGQGYTLPVSQYQIGSIDLDPNKRVQFDYTARNAYKLPDYHKLDLNVTYRFYLSELQLETYLNIYNVYDRKNPFAYYASDVEKPTPEGTVSLPKFHSITLFPFLPTVGVTLKF
- a CDS encoding DUF4249 family protein, which translates into the protein MKTTGIISFLAIALLSFAGCEKTETLEPDSIYKEKTVVFSSLKSDSLFQGVTFTRTLPLNTEFDIKKAELKDVTAYLKINGVSIIPIIYTADGIYKPRDLMMIHSGDVYELFAKYGEKSIYARTRIPVKPSVFSATLVNSKYIEARIAPRENEAYAAAWFITGANQYSYSGLATDFFEVYKTPENPPASVSIRTMDIPEDYRTDNLAGKTYLKVISFDNGFYDYFRTRGNNQQVHNSFTQGGSQVIWNVYGTDVIGMFIGSASGELVKPK
- a CDS encoding rhodanese-like domain-containing protein, whose translation is MENNLIPENHTSMDNAAEMLVYFESEGDFINSLDAPPVVSASEVNSSPESYLIIDTRSQDLFRAGHIKGAVNVLAKDLLSYFKQNNTGKYVKAVLVSKAGQASSYYATLLRLLGYNNVYSLNFGMASWNTAFSAIMNANTKNSPNMQKYTNADAGMNPKTALPRLEFRTKSQNIKDKVEERVSDMLLEGFNEDLIFEGAQVSGPAITAGHLFPEEKVSDYYTICYGSEVLYAAVGKSNPYSGLGHPEGAISYAPYSSLKSSNYLQTLPTDRKIGIYCYNGQFSASAAAYLRLLGYDARSMLFGAHVLFYSRMLYEPRLQKYAFQKYAAIEYPFVTGD
- the glmM gene encoding phosphoglucosamine mutase; protein product: MPTLMVSISGIRGIIGDGLEPEVLVKYTSAYADFCGGGKIVVGRDARVSGEMVRSIVSGTLAAKGNDVIDIGIVPTPTVQYTVKTLKAAGGIAISASHNPNEWNALKLLNSTGQFMTPEENLELQKILLSGKNDYPAWDKIGKITYYEEGLKRHVHDVLNLRHIDVEAIRKRKFKVLCDCVNGAGVYVIPELLRDLGCEVIEMNCEKTGIFPRLPEPLPENLTETMKAVKASGAELGVVVDPDVDRLVLITDKGEPFGEENTITQAVRFVLSKEKGNVAINLSTTRAVDDVAREAGCQVFRSPVGEANVVKKMKEVDAVIGGEGSGGVIYPALHFGRDALVGVAITLQHLLEFGKSISELKKALPQYYIAKRKIVLGGKDPDEIVKILTEKYSKEKINTEDGLRIDFEDHWVHFRKSNTEPIIRCVTEARSQEEAEKYIDKYFGEIKSFF